The segment CTGGTCAACACTTTTATCAGAAGCTTTCATGCCGTGTGCTTTAAGCACACTTAAAATAGCCGCCGTTAAAGTGGTTTTGCCATGATCAACATGGCCGATAGTTCCCACATTCACGTGGGGTTTTGCTCGTTCAAATTTTTCTGCCATATTTTAAAACTCCTTACGCGACCCCTGATTTCTTCAGGGTTTTATCCAGCCGCAAATTAATAATTTTAGACTAATTTTAATTATAATACTTCCCTTCCCTTTTGGCAACTACTCCACCGGTTCAAAATAAAACTGGTTTTCTTCCTCTTTTCTTTCCGAGGTTTCATTCTCTTCTTGCGGCGGAATCATATCAATAACATTCTTAACCTCTTCACGCCACATAGCGATATCCTGATTTATTTTTTCTATTTTATCGGGTGCGCGGAAATTTGTCAAGTCTTCTGCCACCGGCCCCTTTTCCGCCAGTTTTTCATAATCTTCCATTTTCATCATTACATAAGCATCACCTTTTGCTGAATCGTAAAAAACAACCTTGTCCCCTGTTTTTTTTATTAGACTAAATAGTCTTTCAAAAATTTCTTTCATAATAGTTGTTTTAAAAAAATTTCCTTGAAATTTAAACTTTATTTTTTCCCTCTTTCTCCAATGATCGTTTCAGCGACATTTCTCGGAACTTCTGCATAATTTGCAAATTCCATATTATAAGAAGCTCGGCCCTGCGTCATAGAACGGAGAGAAGTGGCGTAGCCAAACATTTCCGCGAGCGGCACCATGGCATCAATAACTTTAATCCCGCTCCGGTCACGCATTTCCTGAATTTGGCCACGCTTGGAATTTAAATCGCCGATCACTTCACCCATAAATTGCTCTGGAGTCAAAACTTCCACTTTCATCATTGGCTCAAGCAAAACCAAGCCAGCTTTTTTCGCGCCATCTTGAACAGCCAAAGATCCGGCGATTTTAAAAGCCGCTTCCGAAGAGTCAACTTCATGGAAGGAACCGTCAAAAACTGTAGCCTTCACGTCAATCACGGGATAGCCGGCCAAAATGCCTTTTTCCAAAGCTTCTTTGGCACCTTTTCCAATCGGTGCGATGTATTCTTTTGGAATAACGCCGCCTTTAATTTCATCAACAAATTCAAAACCTTTTCCTTTTTCATTTGGTTCAACTCTAAGCCAGCAATGGCCATATTGACCGCGGCCACCCGATTGCCTGATATATTTTCCTTCGGCCTCTGCGGACTTTTTAATGGTTTCTTTATAAGCAACTTGCGGTTTGCCAACATTGGCTTCCACTTTAAATTCTCTTTTCATGCGGTCAACAATAATATCTAGGTGCAATTCACCCATGCCTGCAATAATGGTTTGCAAAGTTTCTTCATCAGTTCTGACGCGGAAAGTCGGATCTTCTTCAGCTAATTTTTGAAGGGCAGTACCCATTTTTTCCTGATCGGCTTTGGTTTTCGGTTCAACAGCAATGTCAATAACCGGTTCTGGAAAGACAATTGATTCGAGCATAACTGGATGATCCGGGTCGGTAAGAGTATGACCAGTAAAAGTGCTTTTTAAACCGACAGCCGCGGCAATTTCTCCGGCGTAAACCTCATCCACATCTTCGCGGTGATTAGCGTGCATCCGGACAATACGGCCGATTCTTTCTCGTTCGCCATTACTAACATTTAACACATATGATCCGGCTTTTATTGTTCCTGAATAAACTCTAAAAAAACAAAGTTTTCCGACATACGGGTCAGAGGCGACTTTAAAAGCCAGAGCAGTAAATGGTTCATCGTCAGTCGGCCGACGCGTAATTTTTTTCTCGTGATCCTTGGGATCAAAAGCTTCAATCGGCGGCACGTCGAGCGGGGACGGCAAATAATCGGCCACCGCGTCAAGCATAAATTGCACGCCTTTATTTTTTAGCGCGCTGCCACAAAGAACTGGAACAATATTATTCGCGATGACGGCTTTACGTAAAACTTTTTTCAAATCTGCAACCGGGATATCTTCCCCTGCTAAATATTTATTCATTAAAATTTCATCATTTTCCACGATGGCTTCAAGTAATTTCGCCCGATGTTGCTCAACCTTATCTTTCATGTCGGCAGGCACTTCTTCTTCGGAAATATCTTTGCCCATTTCGTCGTGATAAATATAAGATTTGCGAGTTAAAAGATCGATAATTCCCTTAAAATTAGCCTCCGTCCCGATTGGTAATTGGAGAGGATAAGCATTTTTTGTCAGCCGTTCGTGAATTGAATCAACGTCCTTGTAAAAATCGGCGCCGGTGCGATCCAATTTATTTATAAAACACATGCGCGGAACTTTATAGCCATCGGCATAATGCCAGTTAGTTTCTGATTGTGGTTCAACACCTGCCACGCCGTCAAAAATAACTACCGCGCCGTCCAAAACGCGCAACGATCTTTTAACTTCTACCGTAAAATCAATGTGGCCTGGAGTATCAATCAAATTGATGCGGACATCTTTCCAAAAACAAGTGGTAGCGGCCGACTGAATCGTGATGCCGCGTTCGCGCTCCTGTTCCATCCAATCCATTTCTGCGGCGCCTTCGTGTACTTCACCGATTTTATGTTTTTTCCCAGTGTAATACAAAACGCGTTCGGAAACAGTCGTTTTCCCGGCATCAATGTGAGCGATGATACCAATATTCCTTGTTTGTTCTTGAGTGTATTGTCTAGGCATAAATATTTGCAAAAATTAAAAACGTGCGAAATGAGCAAACGCTCGATTAGCTTCGGCCATGCGGTGGACGTCCATTTTCTTTTTCACGGCATCACCTTGATTTTGATAGGCGTCATTCAATTCATTAGCTAATTTTTCCGCCATTGGCTTGCCCTTTTTATGTCGCGCGGCGTCAATAATCCAATGATACGCTAAATAAATTTTTCGTTCACCGCGAACAGGAATTGGAATCTGGTAATTAGCGCCACCAACGCGTCGGCTTTTGACCTCAAGTGCCGGAGTAACATTTCTTGTCGCCTGATCAAAAATTTCTAAAGGATCTTGTTTCGTTTTTTCTTTAAGAATATCAAAAGCTTCGTAGACAATTCCTTGCGCTACGGTCTTTTTTCCCCTTTCCATAACATAATTAATAAACTTGGCAAGATTCATGCTTTTATATTTTGGATCGGGTAATATTTTTCTTTTTGGTGCTCGTTTACCGCGCATAAAATTATTTTTGTTTTATCAAATTAAATTATTTTCCTCTTTTCGCGCCGTAAATTGATCGGCCACGCTTTCGACCTTCCACGCCCTGGGTGTCATAAACTCCGCGAACTACGTGATATCTAACACCAGGTAAATCTTTAACACGACCGCCGCGGACCAAAACAATTGAGTGTTCCTGAAGATTATGTCCAACGCCAGGAATATAAGCAGTCACTTCCATACCGTTTGATAATCTGACTCTGCAAATTTTCCGCAAGGCAGAGTTTGGTTTTTTAGGCGTAACAGTTGTTACCTTAAGACAAACACCACGCTTAAAGGCGCTACCTTTTTTCAAATCTTTTCTCTTTCGGTGTAGTGTATCTAAAGTAGACTGAAGAGCCGGCGTCTTGGTCTTTTTAAAATTTGGTTTTCTTTTTCTTTTAACTAATTGATTTATAGTTGGCATATGCCTATTTTTCTTAACAATTTTTTTGTAAATTAAAAATGACAAAAAATCGAAAAATTTTGTCATCCTGATGCAGGGCAAAGTTTTAGCCACGCTTCGCCCATTGATAGTGGAACTCGTTCAAGATGAACCTATCTTTTTCTTACATTGTAAATATTACACAAATCCCTTACGGCCGTCAAGGGTAATTTTAAAAACCAAAAATTCGATCAATTAAAGATAAAACCGGGTCAATAACAAAACTGAAAATTGGAATATTCAAAAACCAACTCATAACCACAAGTCCAAGCAAAATTTGCGGCCCGTAAATATCCATAAATTGGCTAATATTTGGCCAACGGCGATCTACGATCAGATGTAAAAGATGGGAGCCATCAAGCGGCGGAATGGGAATTAAATTAAAAACCATCAAAACACCGTTAAAACCGACCAGGGCTCCTAAAAATAATATTAAAGAGCTTGACCCTAAAAATGGATAGGAAAATTTTAAAATTAAACCAAAAACAATAATTAAAAGTAGGTTGGACGCCGGCCCGGCCAAAGCCACGAGTGCCGGCCCATATTTTTGATTTTTTAAGTTATATGGATTGTAAGGCGCCGGCCTACCCCAACCAAAACCAATAAATAAGATTGCCAAAGTGCCCCATGGATCAAGATGAGCTAAGGGATTTAAGGTTAG is part of the Patescibacteria group bacterium genome and harbors:
- the fusA gene encoding elongation factor G: MPRQYTQEQTRNIGIIAHIDAGKTTVSERVLYYTGKKHKIGEVHEGAAEMDWMEQERERGITIQSAATTCFWKDVRINLIDTPGHIDFTVEVKRSLRVLDGAVVIFDGVAGVEPQSETNWHYADGYKVPRMCFINKLDRTGADFYKDVDSIHERLTKNAYPLQLPIGTEANFKGIIDLLTRKSYIYHDEMGKDISEEEVPADMKDKVEQHRAKLLEAIVENDEILMNKYLAGEDIPVADLKKVLRKAVIANNIVPVLCGSALKNKGVQFMLDAVADYLPSPLDVPPIEAFDPKDHEKKITRRPTDDEPFTALAFKVASDPYVGKLCFFRVYSGTIKAGSYVLNVSNGERERIGRIVRMHANHREDVDEVYAGEIAAAVGLKSTFTGHTLTDPDHPVMLESIVFPEPVIDIAVEPKTKADQEKMGTALQKLAEEDPTFRVRTDEETLQTIIAGMGELHLDIIVDRMKREFKVEANVGKPQVAYKETIKKSAEAEGKYIRQSGGRGQYGHCWLRVEPNEKGKGFEFVDEIKGGVIPKEYIAPIGKGAKEALEKGILAGYPVIDVKATVFDGSFHEVDSSEAAFKIAGSLAVQDGAKKAGLVLLEPMMKVEVLTPEQFMGEVIGDLNSKRGQIQEMRDRSGIKVIDAMVPLAEMFGYATSLRSMTQGRASYNMEFANYAEVPRNVAETIIGERGKK
- the rpsG gene encoding 30S ribosomal protein S7, coding for MRGKRAPKRKILPDPKYKSMNLAKFINYVMERGKKTVAQGIVYEAFDILKEKTKQDPLEIFDQATRNVTPALEVKSRRVGGANYQIPIPVRGERKIYLAYHWIIDAARHKKGKPMAEKLANELNDAYQNQGDAVKKKMDVHRMAEANRAFAHFARF
- the rpsL gene encoding 30S ribosomal protein S12, which encodes MPTINQLVKRKRKPNFKKTKTPALQSTLDTLHRKRKDLKKGSAFKRGVCLKVTTVTPKKPNSALRKICRVRLSNGMEVTAYIPGVGHNLQEHSIVLVRGGRVKDLPGVRYHVVRGVYDTQGVEGRKRGRSIYGAKRGK
- a CDS encoding site-2 protease family protein; amino-acid sequence: MLISLLFVEPVKFFAIFVALVISITFHEFCHVLAARLQGDQTGERMGRLTLNPLAHLDPWGTLAILFIGFGWGRPAPYNPYNLKNQKYGPALVALAGPASNLLLIIVFGLILKFSYPFLGSSSLILFLGALVGFNGVLMVFNLIPIPPLDGSHLLHLIVDRRWPNISQFMDIYGPQILLGLVVMSWFLNIPIFSFVIDPVLSLIDRIFGF